In Thalassotalea sp. Sam97, a single window of DNA contains:
- a CDS encoding AbgT family transporter has translation MSSDNNKLATKGSIRLIEKIGKKIPDPIVIFIWFLALSFILTIFIGGLEFQTVSGSGEQVTHTIKNMGEAEHTRWLFDNALLKNWLAFGNGVLAVILVVMLGVGVAEQSGLLTAIIKKLGTHLKESYLAPALVFLGIMSSIATDAGYLVLIPLAGLLYAGLGKNPLIGMAAAFAGVSAGFSANLIPATPVDVIIGVNAQIFAEAQGVPFESRDGRALTPATMHYYFIFASTFLLVVLGAWVTKRFVAPRLEQMSYQLPEEIDLSDFAVSEKEQKGLKAAFWGLVIAIAIVVGLALGPLAPYVDESGRTITPYLNNVILLISMVFIIVGVAFGYATGKFRHLIDVVQAMVAQMNTMGYILVLTFFSYNFLGLLSYSGLGTYITYLGATFLENMGLQQFPILLIVGFIFTTALINIFVGGLTSKWMLLGPIFVPMLYQVNSQMTPDLVAAAYRVADSSTNIITPMMAYAGVILAFMRKYKPDLTFGDVIIMMMPYSIAFLLVWTTLLVAFFLFGIPLGF, from the coding sequence ATGTCGAGCGATAACAACAAATTAGCAACCAAAGGCAGCATTCGCCTTATCGAAAAAATCGGTAAAAAGATCCCCGATCCTATAGTTATCTTCATCTGGTTTTTGGCGCTGTCGTTTATCCTCACTATCTTTATCGGTGGCTTAGAGTTTCAAACCGTCAGTGGCAGTGGCGAACAGGTTACCCATACCATCAAAAACATGGGCGAGGCAGAGCATACCCGCTGGCTATTTGACAATGCCTTACTAAAAAACTGGTTAGCATTTGGCAACGGTGTACTGGCAGTTATTTTAGTGGTGATGCTCGGTGTTGGGGTTGCTGAACAGTCGGGTTTGTTAACTGCCATTATTAAAAAACTCGGCACCCATTTAAAAGAAAGCTATTTAGCGCCTGCATTGGTTTTTCTTGGCATTATGAGCTCCATTGCCACCGACGCGGGCTACTTGGTATTGATCCCTTTAGCCGGCTTGTTATACGCAGGTCTTGGCAAAAATCCCCTCATTGGTATGGCGGCGGCCTTTGCCGGTGTTTCCGCAGGCTTTAGTGCCAACCTTATCCCGGCGACGCCTGTTGATGTCATTATTGGCGTTAATGCGCAAATTTTTGCCGAAGCGCAAGGTGTACCATTTGAGTCGCGCGATGGTAGAGCGTTAACCCCAGCAACCATGCATTATTACTTTATTTTTGCATCGACATTTCTATTGGTGGTGCTTGGTGCCTGGGTTACTAAACGCTTTGTCGCACCGCGTTTAGAGCAAATGTCGTATCAGCTGCCTGAAGAAATCGACTTGTCAGACTTTGCGGTGTCTGAAAAAGAGCAAAAAGGCTTAAAAGCGGCATTTTGGGGCTTGGTGATAGCCATTGCCATTGTTGTTGGCCTCGCATTAGGGCCTCTTGCGCCATACGTTGATGAGTCTGGGCGCACCATAACGCCATACCTGAATAATGTGATTTTATTGATATCTATGGTGTTCATTATTGTTGGTGTAGCTTTTGGTTATGCCACCGGTAAATTTCGTCACTTGATTGATGTTGTGCAAGCCATGGTGGCGCAAATGAATACCATGGGTTATATCCTAGTGTTGACCTTCTTTAGCTACAACTTTCTTGGCTTGCTGAGCTACTCGGGACTCGGCACCTACATTACCTACTTGGGTGCAACGTTTTTAGAAAATATGGGCCTGCAGCAATTCCCCATTTTGCTTATTGTTGGCTTTATTTTTACAACCGCGTTAATCAACATCTTTGTTGGTGGTTTAACTTCAAAGTGGATGCTATTAGGGCCTATTTTTGTGCCTATGCTGTATCAAGTTAACTCACAAATGACGCCAGATTTGGTTGCCGCAGCGTATCGCGTGGCAGATTCTTCGACCAACATTATTACCCCTATGATGGCTTACGCAGGGGTTATTTTAGCTTTTATGCGTAAATATAAACCGGATCTTACCTTTGGTGATGTGATCATTATGATGATGCCGTACTCGATAGCGTTTTTATTGGTATGGACGACGTTGTTAGTGGCATTTTTCTTGTTTGGTATCCCGCTGGGTTTTTAA
- a CDS encoding DUF6671 family protein: MPESTTSAKLLAILTKHGKGELVAPILASVGYRVVTESGFDTDSLGTFSGEVERTLSPLDCAKQKARLACELSGVAIGLGSEGSFGKGPFPGMNNWNSELLVLHDATTGIDIVANAEGPVFLPKYVGSDLQALEQTFKQGDKQQAWILSFADTIIKGLTSWQQIIAHLPDDYSSTVMTLQPDLRAMHCPQRQQYIMQAAEQLAERLQANCPQCDKANFWYHQYVKGLECSACGNATELNKAHIRKCQHCDYQQTETTTTELADPYYCQQCNP; encoded by the coding sequence ATGCCGGAATCAACAACATCAGCCAAGTTGTTAGCCATATTAACTAAGCATGGCAAAGGTGAGCTTGTTGCCCCAATATTAGCGAGTGTTGGATACCGGGTTGTCACCGAGAGCGGTTTTGATACCGACTCACTCGGTACCTTTTCTGGCGAGGTTGAACGTACGTTGTCGCCGTTAGACTGTGCTAAACAAAAGGCTCGATTGGCGTGTGAGTTAAGCGGCGTCGCTATTGGCTTGGGGAGTGAAGGCAGCTTTGGCAAAGGCCCGTTTCCAGGCATGAATAATTGGAACAGCGAGCTTTTGGTATTGCACGATGCGACCACGGGCATAGACATTGTCGCCAACGCAGAAGGACCTGTATTTTTGCCTAAGTATGTAGGCAGTGATTTACAGGCATTAGAACAAACATTCAAGCAAGGTGACAAACAACAAGCTTGGATATTATCTTTTGCCGATACCATTATTAAAGGCTTAACCAGTTGGCAGCAGATCATAGCACACCTGCCAGATGATTATTCGTCTACTGTTATGACCTTGCAGCCTGACTTACGAGCAATGCATTGCCCACAGCGACAACAATATATTATGCAAGCGGCAGAGCAATTGGCTGAGCGTTTACAAGCCAATTGCCCACAATGTGATAAGGCCAATTTTTGGTATCATCAATACGTAAAAGGACTTGAGTGCAGCGCCTGTGGTAATGCCACTGAGCTTAATAAGGCGCACATTCGTAAGTGTCAGCACTGCGATTATCAACAAACCGAAACAACAACGACTGAGCTGGCTGATCCTTATTACTGCCAGCAGTGTAATCCATGA
- a CDS encoding L-threonylcarbamoyladenylate synthase yields MKTELLNANNAADVTRAVELLRAGELVAVPTETVYGLAADASNPEAVKKIFAAKQRPSDHPLIVHIGDIEQLSHWAEDIPDWVYPLAEQFWPGPLTMIFKRLATVSPVINGGLPSVGIRMPNHPALLQLLQQANMAVAAPSANPYQKLSPTTAQQVLAGLDGKIAAVLDGGPCGVGTESTILKVENQQAQILRSGPINAVDLQPFFEQPIEMPRVHSEAVSGNKKVHYQPNAKVILCQPEQLQQLNNEDGQNAAALVYSSYQQLSCEHIVKLPADDAGYRKALYGTLHDLDKLGVSKIYVEMPPQQLQWLDILDRLSRAAAK; encoded by the coding sequence ATGAAAACAGAATTATTAAATGCGAATAATGCCGCTGATGTAACTCGAGCGGTTGAACTGTTACGTGCCGGCGAACTTGTCGCCGTACCAACAGAAACGGTATACGGTCTCGCTGCCGATGCCAGCAATCCAGAGGCGGTGAAAAAAATATTTGCGGCTAAGCAACGCCCGAGTGATCATCCACTTATTGTTCATATCGGTGATATTGAACAGTTATCGCACTGGGCTGAGGATATACCCGATTGGGTTTATCCATTAGCTGAGCAGTTTTGGCCTGGGCCGCTGACCATGATTTTTAAACGTCTGGCAACGGTAAGTCCGGTAATTAATGGTGGCTTACCGAGTGTTGGCATTCGTATGCCAAATCACCCTGCACTATTACAACTACTACAACAAGCGAATATGGCCGTTGCCGCACCATCGGCAAACCCTTATCAAAAGCTGAGCCCAACGACAGCGCAGCAAGTGTTAGCTGGGCTTGACGGAAAAATAGCTGCAGTACTTGATGGTGGCCCATGTGGCGTTGGTACCGAATCAACCATTTTAAAAGTGGAAAACCAGCAGGCGCAGATATTACGCAGTGGTCCTATTAACGCTGTTGATTTACAACCATTCTTTGAGCAGCCGATTGAGATGCCTCGCGTCCATTCAGAAGCGGTATCAGGCAATAAAAAAGTGCATTACCAACCAAATGCTAAGGTGATTTTGTGCCAACCAGAGCAGTTACAGCAACTGAATAACGAGGACGGTCAAAATGCTGCAGCGCTGGTGTATTCGTCTTATCAACAATTGTCATGTGAGCACATCGTAAAATTACCTGCTGATGATGCAGGTTACCGAAAAGCCTTGTATGGCACCTTACATGATCTTGATAAGCTTGGGGTGTCGAAAATTTATGTCGAAATGCCACCGCAGCAATTACAGTGGTTGGATATATTAGATAGATTGAGCCGCGCTGCGGCTAAATAG
- the lepB gene encoding signal peptidase I — MSDNKEKSALSISKVSSFFRIDSSKLSWYHIKSVVLTHILDDLRFYIFILLFLLTRTFVYNWYLVPSGSMNPTLVEWDYIGLNKLAYNEKDKPLRGDIVVFDRDILLVKRIVGVGGDTISVKNAVLYINGKPLQLKYTELDIAMSGQIPVTRKVKFGVYEETFPLENGGSRINNVIYLDKKSLSENYQNRIDNKYANMDEVIVPDGKYFVMGDNRFASDDSRVIGFINEDEIMGRVTHVLLNPVDIFNRIIMLKDKVQVRFFESVYNS; from the coding sequence TTGTCGGATAACAAGGAAAAATCTGCATTGAGCATTTCAAAAGTTTCTTCATTTTTTAGGATTGATAGCTCGAAACTATCCTGGTATCACATTAAAAGTGTTGTACTAACCCATATCTTAGATGATTTAAGATTTTACATTTTCATTCTTCTTTTTTTACTGACAAGAACTTTTGTCTACAACTGGTATTTAGTTCCATCTGGCTCAATGAACCCAACGTTGGTTGAATGGGATTACATCGGACTTAATAAGCTAGCGTACAATGAAAAGGACAAGCCGCTACGAGGAGATATAGTTGTTTTCGATAGAGATATACTTTTAGTAAAAAGAATTGTTGGTGTAGGAGGCGACACCATCTCAGTCAAAAACGCAGTCTTATACATTAATGGAAAGCCCTTGCAGTTGAAGTACACTGAGCTTGACATTGCAATGTCTGGTCAGATCCCAGTAACAAGAAAGGTTAAGTTTGGCGTTTACGAGGAGACTTTTCCGCTGGAAAATGGCGGAAGCAGAATAAACAATGTCATCTATCTTGATAAAAAAAGTCTCTCAGAGAATTACCAAAATAGGATCGACAACAAGTACGCTAATATGGATGAGGTCATAGTGCCTGATGGCAAATATTTTGTTATGGGTGACAATAGATTTGCTAGTGATGATTCTCGTGTTATTGGCTTTATAAATGAAGATGAGATTATGGGTCGAGTGACTCACGTTCTATTAAACCCTGTTGATATTTTCAACAGGATAATAATGCTAAAGGATAAAGTTCAAGTTAGATTTTTTGAAAGTGTTTATAATTCATAA
- a CDS encoding phasin family protein, which produces MYNEMFKDLNEQLQAGLKPWLQLNTAVLEQVESLTNAQLDSAKFYADLSIAQLKQLTAVQSPAELSQLGAKQVELAKEVQSRVKADAEKLVDINKNLKEACESVTKAAV; this is translated from the coding sequence ATGTACAACGAAATGTTTAAAGATCTTAATGAGCAATTACAGGCTGGCCTTAAGCCATGGTTACAACTTAACACTGCGGTACTAGAGCAAGTAGAAAGCTTAACTAACGCACAATTAGATTCAGCTAAATTTTACGCTGATCTGAGCATTGCACAGTTAAAGCAACTAACTGCAGTTCAATCGCCAGCTGAGTTATCACAACTAGGTGCTAAGCAAGTTGAACTAGCAAAAGAAGTTCAATCTCGTGTTAAAGCGGATGCTGAAAAATTGGTTGATATTAACAAAAACCTAAAAGAAGCATGTGAGTCTGTGACAAAAGCAGCTGTTTAA
- the phaC gene encoding class I poly(R)-hydroxyalkanoic acid synthase, with protein sequence MNTSPFSQIFDSMCQINEKMLESISKSQQDTFSTLFQQQSNDVSEAVSKQVQDPFNLINQQMKWWQEQVGIFQNTMLRASDSSQQPLITPEKGDRRFSSDEWESHPWFDFIKQSYLATSKNIMEWIEQLPDVDEDKKNRMRFFARQNLSAMAPSNFLSCNPELLKLTQESNGQNLVDGLQRMADDLKKSATTLNVSMTDKSAYELGKDIAATPGKVVYKNHLFELIQYKPTTKQVAKRPTLIVPPFVNKYYIMDLTQKNSMVKYLVDQGQTVFMISWLNPSIENGSDIDFEDYVVDGVIEALTAVESACGEREVNGVGYCIGGTTLVATMAYMAARRMKKRIQSATLFTTILDFSHPGELGNFINEPMVSAIEAQNSANGIMDGRQLAVSFSLLRENNLYWNYYVDGYLKGKSPVAHELLYWNCDNTHVAGKAHSTMLRHFYLQNELIQSGTFKVRGTPISLEKVNAPTYFVSTMEDHIALWEGNYKGMLKLGGEKTFVLGQSGHIAGIINPPGGKYGHYTGELKDEPSEWLENASLNEGSFWPSWVKWMSDLAPATTKPVAARQLDEKLVDAPGEYVRQRINPLTGGIDHADELQEKSA encoded by the coding sequence ATGAATACCTCGCCATTTTCACAGATTTTCGATTCAATGTGTCAGATCAATGAGAAGATGCTTGAGTCAATCTCTAAGTCACAACAGGATACATTCAGTACCTTATTTCAGCAGCAGTCGAACGATGTGTCTGAAGCGGTTTCGAAGCAAGTACAAGATCCGTTTAATTTAATTAACCAACAAATGAAATGGTGGCAAGAGCAAGTTGGTATTTTTCAGAACACCATGTTGCGTGCGTCAGATTCTTCACAGCAGCCACTTATTACTCCTGAAAAGGGTGATCGTCGCTTTAGTAGCGATGAATGGGAATCGCACCCTTGGTTTGATTTTATTAAGCAGTCTTACTTGGCGACCAGTAAAAATATCATGGAGTGGATTGAGCAACTTCCAGATGTTGACGAAGACAAAAAAAATCGAATGCGCTTTTTTGCTCGTCAAAACTTAAGTGCCATGGCACCAAGTAACTTTTTGTCGTGCAACCCTGAATTATTAAAGCTTACTCAAGAAAGTAATGGTCAGAATTTGGTGGATGGCCTGCAACGCATGGCTGATGATTTAAAAAAGAGTGCGACCACCTTAAACGTTAGCATGACCGACAAGAGCGCTTACGAGCTAGGTAAAGACATTGCCGCAACACCGGGCAAAGTTGTTTATAAAAACCACTTATTTGAACTAATCCAATACAAGCCAACCACCAAACAAGTGGCTAAGCGCCCAACTTTGATTGTGCCGCCGTTTGTGAACAAATACTACATCATGGATTTAACGCAAAAGAATTCCATGGTGAAATACCTCGTAGATCAAGGCCAAACCGTGTTTATGATCTCTTGGTTAAATCCATCAATAGAAAATGGCAGCGATATCGACTTTGAAGATTACGTAGTTGATGGTGTGATTGAAGCGTTAACTGCCGTTGAAAGTGCTTGCGGTGAGCGAGAAGTAAACGGCGTTGGTTACTGTATTGGTGGTACAACATTGGTTGCAACTATGGCTTATATGGCTGCACGCCGTATGAAAAAGCGCATTCAATCGGCAACATTGTTCACCACCATTTTAGACTTCAGCCACCCAGGTGAGCTTGGTAACTTTATCAACGAGCCTATGGTATCGGCGATTGAAGCACAAAACAGCGCTAACGGCATTATGGATGGTCGTCAGCTGGCGGTATCGTTTAGCCTATTGCGTGAAAATAATCTGTACTGGAATTACTACGTAGACGGTTACTTAAAAGGTAAGAGCCCAGTTGCGCACGAATTACTTTACTGGAACTGTGACAATACGCACGTTGCGGGTAAAGCGCATTCAACCATGCTACGTCATTTTTACTTACAAAACGAACTGATCCAATCGGGTACCTTTAAAGTTCGTGGTACGCCAATTTCGCTAGAAAAAGTCAATGCGCCAACTTACTTTGTATCGACCATGGAAGATCACATTGCTCTTTGGGAAGGTAACTACAAAGGCATGTTAAAGTTAGGTGGCGAGAAAACCTTCGTGTTAGGTCAGTCAGGCCATATTGCCGGTATTATTAATCCGCCAGGTGGTAAGTATGGTCACTACACTGGTGAGCTTAAAGACGAGCCAAGCGAGTGGTTAGAAAATGCGAGCTTAAATGAAGGCAGCTTCTGGCCAAGTTGGGTTAAATGGATGAGCGATTTAGCGCCTGCGACCACTAAGCCAGTAGCGGCACGTCAATTAGATGAAAAACTAGTCGATGCACCAGGTGAATATGTTCGCCAACGCATTAATCCACTGACTGGTGGTATTGATCATGCAGATGAACTACAGGAGAAAAGCGCATGA
- a CDS encoding MaoC family dehydratase produces the protein MSFQVGQTAEVTKSFDKLSVESFAKLSEDFNPVHLDEDFAKQTQFGGTIVHGMLLSSLISGLLGYKMPGSGAIYLGQELKFKRPVYVGDEVTAKVEITHIREDKPIAKIATQVLDKDGKLCVDGEAVVMLPV, from the coding sequence ATGAGTTTTCAAGTAGGGCAAACCGCTGAAGTCACCAAAAGCTTTGATAAGCTTTCGGTAGAGAGTTTTGCAAAACTGTCGGAAGACTTTAACCCAGTGCATTTAGACGAGGACTTTGCCAAACAAACCCAGTTTGGCGGGACAATTGTCCATGGCATGTTGTTATCAAGCTTAATTTCAGGCTTGTTAGGTTACAAAATGCCAGGTTCTGGTGCGATTTACCTAGGTCAAGAGCTTAAGTTTAAGCGTCCTGTGTATGTTGGTGATGAAGTAACGGCGAAAGTGGAAATTACCCATATTCGCGAAGACAAGCCAATTGCCAAAATTGCCACGCAAGTGTTGGATAAAGACGGCAAGTTGTGTGTTGATGGCGAAGCAGTAGTTATGCTACCAGTTTAA
- a CDS encoding MFS transporter, translated as MRAFLSLYLSNLFLVGGSGLLTTYLAVVLARAEVSTGLIGLLSSMNYLGLLIGAKIGYILIKNVGHIRTFAASTAIVTTCVAFHGLFDNVYFWLVLRLIVGIAMMCNYMVLESWLNEQASPEHRGRIFSVYMITSYLGMMLGQASLSYYPELGLEPLLLICIALTIGIVPLNISRRIHPKPLKPITVSFFYFVKKAPQALVAVFFAGIISGSFYGLAPVFTQLAGFSGEQVALYMFVTVLAGFLAQWPMGVLSDKVARSRLLRANAIFISVIAAAIYLLSQNDIYSFVLTFAYGLFIFTLYPLCAALANSRVDDEDRVGVASALLVAFGVGASFGSGAIAKIMDVFGYAALYGSIALLAIVMFLLLTVINAKQKREKPSDNDYMVAASDVNASPMVSALDPRIEEDVAQEQLMVTEEEELATELDLEEQELEGQKR; from the coding sequence ATGCGCGCATTTTTATCTTTATACCTTTCTAATTTATTTTTAGTCGGTGGCTCTGGCTTACTCACGACTTATTTGGCTGTCGTATTAGCTCGCGCCGAGGTATCTACCGGTCTTATTGGTTTGCTCTCCTCAATGAACTACCTTGGCCTGTTAATTGGCGCCAAAATTGGTTATATCCTCATTAAAAACGTTGGCCATATTCGTACGTTCGCGGCGAGCACTGCCATCGTTACCACCTGTGTGGCTTTTCACGGCTTATTTGATAACGTCTATTTTTGGTTAGTGTTACGTCTTATTGTTGGTATTGCGATGATGTGTAATTACATGGTTCTTGAAAGCTGGTTAAATGAACAAGCCAGCCCAGAGCACCGTGGCCGCATTTTTTCTGTGTATATGATCACCTCATATTTGGGGATGATGCTTGGCCAAGCATCACTGTCTTACTACCCTGAACTAGGCTTAGAGCCGTTGCTATTGATTTGTATCGCTTTAACGATAGGTATCGTGCCATTAAACATTTCCAGGCGTATTCATCCCAAACCCCTTAAGCCAATAACGGTGAGTTTTTTCTACTTTGTGAAAAAAGCGCCACAAGCACTGGTTGCGGTATTTTTTGCGGGCATTATTAGCGGTAGCTTTTATGGTTTAGCGCCGGTGTTTACGCAGCTCGCAGGCTTTAGTGGTGAGCAAGTGGCACTGTATATGTTCGTCACCGTACTTGCTGGATTTTTGGCGCAGTGGCCAATGGGCGTACTGTCTGACAAAGTCGCCAGAAGTCGCCTTTTACGCGCCAATGCGATATTTATTAGTGTGATTGCCGCCGCCATTTACTTGCTCTCCCAAAACGATATTTACTCGTTTGTATTAACCTTCGCTTATGGCTTATTTATTTTTACCTTGTACCCGCTTTGCGCAGCGCTAGCCAATTCACGTGTAGATGACGAAGACCGAGTCGGTGTGGCTTCAGCATTACTCGTTGCCTTTGGTGTAGGCGCTTCATTTGGCTCAGGTGCTATTGCAAAAATTATGGATGTATTTGGCTATGCGGCACTTTACGGCTCAATCGCCTTGCTTGCTATCGTCATGTTCCTATTACTTACGGTAATTAACGCCAAACAAAAACGCGAAAAACCAAGCGACAACGACTACATGGTGGCAGCATCCGATGTAAATGCATCACCTATGGTATCTGCACTTGACCCGCGTATTGAAGAAGACGTTGCCCAAGAGCAACTAATGGTTACCGAGGAAGAAGAGCTAGCAACCGAGCTTGACCTAGAGGAACAAGAACTTGAGGGGCAGAAGCGATGA
- a CDS encoding cysteine desulfurase family protein: protein MIYLDTAASYPLLPEVKECLALAFDTEYANSASNHMLGEQVNRHINKVREQLANEIGAYPSEIVFTSGATESNNIAFKSLLLGRELSTKKKHIVTTKIEHKCIFAITEYLAREGFEVSYVQPNKDGIVTVESVKEALRPDTALVSVMHVNNELGTINPIEQIGALCFEHSILFHSDAAQSFKKVNIDVDDLNVDIMSFSAHKIGGPKGIGAVYIRDLRQKNLEPVIHGAGQEEGVRGGTVPAPLILGFGKAIEKFSSYYAEFESLKAKEVLLNKLKELGINHVVNGLNTVPHCISITFPDTDTETLVRDNVHKLCLAQGSACSSKEIEPSHVLTSIGLTRTLADKTFRISFPLDIDDKKIEWLCSELKRLS from the coding sequence ATGATTTATTTGGATACTGCCGCATCATACCCGCTGCTACCTGAGGTTAAGGAATGTTTAGCTTTAGCTTTTGATACTGAATATGCGAATTCAGCTTCCAATCATATGCTCGGTGAACAAGTTAATCGGCATATTAATAAAGTGCGAGAGCAGTTAGCGAATGAAATCGGAGCTTATCCTAGTGAGATCGTTTTCACTAGTGGAGCCACCGAATCTAACAATATCGCTTTTAAGAGTCTTCTTTTAGGGCGGGAGCTAAGTACGAAGAAAAAACATATCGTAACCACAAAAATCGAACACAAATGTATATTTGCCATAACGGAATATTTAGCGCGAGAAGGATTTGAGGTTTCTTATGTACAGCCTAATAAAGACGGAATAGTAACCGTTGAGTCAGTAAAAGAAGCATTAAGACCAGATACTGCACTTGTTTCTGTAATGCATGTAAATAACGAATTAGGCACGATAAACCCTATAGAGCAAATTGGAGCATTGTGTTTTGAGCACAGTATTCTATTTCATTCAGATGCTGCTCAAAGCTTCAAGAAGGTCAATATTGATGTTGATGATCTTAATGTTGATATTATGTCATTTTCTGCTCATAAAATTGGTGGCCCTAAAGGGATTGGTGCGGTTTATATCAGGGATCTTAGACAGAAGAATCTAGAACCAGTTATACACGGCGCAGGACAAGAAGAAGGAGTTCGGGGAGGAACTGTTCCTGCTCCTTTGATACTAGGTTTTGGTAAGGCAATAGAAAAATTTAGCTCATATTACGCCGAATTTGAATCCCTAAAAGCAAAGGAAGTACTCTTAAATAAATTGAAAGAGTTAGGTATTAATCATGTGGTTAACGGTTTGAACACTGTACCACACTGTATTTCTATAACATTTCCAGATACGGATACTGAAACATTAGTAAGAGACAATGTACATAAGCTTTGCCTTGCCCAAGGATCTGCTTGCTCATCAAAAGAGATTGAGCCATCCCATGTTTTAACTTCTATAGGTTTAACCAGGACTCTTGCAGATAAAACATTTAGAATTAGTTTTCCACTCGATATCGATGATAAAAAAATAGAATGGTTGTGTTCTGAATTAAAACGACTAAGTTAG
- a CDS encoding GIY-YIG nuclease family protein has protein sequence MSIHKQDWRQWADYKFEIGAYNVIYMLLDDVNKLIYVGEARDMVKRFNAHNASQTTWTHYKYNVLPDSLEPYRVSIERMLIRDLACLLKNEQNIKTINISEYKLINRKIDQ, from the coding sequence TTGAGTATTCACAAACAAGATTGGAGACAATGGGCTGATTATAAGTTTGAAATCGGTGCTTACAATGTTATTTACATGCTTCTAGATGACGTCAACAAGCTCATTTATGTCGGCGAAGCTAGAGATATGGTTAAGAGATTTAACGCTCACAACGCTAGCCAAACGACATGGACTCATTATAAATACAATGTATTACCTGACTCATTAGAACCTTATAGAGTTTCAATAGAAAGAATGCTGATTCGTGATCTTGCTTGTTTATTGAAAAACGAACAAAACATTAAAACAATTAATATCTCAGAATATAAATTGATAAACCGCAAAATTGATCAATAA
- a CDS encoding phosphoadenosine phosphosulfate reductase family protein — MEKTLHVLGLSGGKDSAALAMYMRDNYPELDIQYYFTDTGKELPEVIDFVNRLEGYVGKIIDPYEEVFSSNREKKDFDYHLRQHKNYLPSPQARWCTIQMKLVPFEKWIQMKMEKEGYTKVVSYVGIRADEPARDGFLTNTVTSEYLTIKMPFRDDGLDRDDIFEILRKADLLGNEEEVIEYRKLFINSATGEPVEPSEEDKMALMVQLLEKRSVNQANHSTELQPNLTPETLLKIVEAKDEGKPGYYGWRSRSGCTFCFYQQKIEWLRLKEIYPQAFEEAKSYEKKAEEDKGDGTFYWLGKGTPLSTLETEERRIEIIENHELRVKRLEKKLNRRANLLRAKVKISDTERMDEIYDEVEGGGACVTCYK; from the coding sequence ATGGAAAAAACTTTACACGTATTGGGACTGTCTGGCGGTAAAGATAGTGCTGCCCTCGCGATGTATATGCGGGACAATTATCCCGAATTGGACATACAATATTACTTCACTGACACAGGTAAAGAGTTGCCAGAGGTTATCGATTTTGTGAATCGACTCGAAGGTTACGTCGGAAAAATTATTGATCCTTATGAGGAAGTTTTTAGTTCAAATCGAGAGAAAAAAGATTTTGATTATCACTTAAGGCAGCATAAAAACTACTTACCTTCGCCTCAAGCGCGGTGGTGTACTATCCAGATGAAGTTGGTTCCATTCGAAAAATGGATTCAGATGAAAATGGAAAAAGAAGGCTATACTAAAGTGGTATCCTATGTAGGTATTAGGGCTGATGAGCCAGCTCGCGATGGCTTTTTAACTAACACCGTTACGTCCGAATACCTGACAATTAAGATGCCATTCAGAGACGATGGGCTAGATAGAGATGATATATTTGAAATATTGAGAAAAGCCGACCTGCTAGGTAATGAAGAAGAAGTTATCGAGTACCGTAAATTATTCATTAATTCCGCAACAGGAGAGCCTGTAGAGCCCTCAGAAGAAGATAAGATGGCCTTAATGGTTCAACTTTTAGAAAAACGTTCAGTGAATCAAGCGAATCATTCTACAGAGCTTCAGCCAAACTTAACTCCCGAAACTTTATTAAAAATAGTAGAAGCTAAAGATGAAGGTAAACCGGGATATTATGGCTGGAGATCCAGAAGTGGTTGCACCTTCTGCTTCTACCAACAAAAAATCGAATGGCTAAGGCTAAAAGAAATTTATCCTCAAGCATTCGAAGAAGCAAAGTCATATGAGAAAAAAGCAGAAGAAGATAAAGGAGATGGTACGTTTTACTGGCTAGGTAAAGGCACCCCTCTATCCACGCTTGAAACTGAAGAACGACGAATAGAAATCATCGAAAACCATGAGTTAAGAGTCAAACGTCTAGAGAAAAAATTAAATCGACGTGCAAACTTACTTAGAGCAAAAGTAAAGATATCTGATACAGAGCGAATGGACGAAATTTATGACGAAGTTGAAGGTGGTGGTGCTTGTGTCACTTGCTATAAGTAA